The nucleotide window tgctgagatggctcgcactatgcttgatgaatacaaaacgcctcatCGTTTCTgtactgaggcaattgatactgcgtgccacatcatcaacagagtatatcttcacaaattcttcaaaaagactgcctatgaactcctcactgataagaaacccaatgtaagttatttcaaagtcttcggtgctaaatgttggattagagatcctcatcacaactcaaaatttgcaccaaaagcacatgaaggttttatgcttggttacggaaaggactcgcacacctacagagtcttcaacaacgttcttcacaaagttgttgaaactgtagatgtgaggttcgatgaaactaatggctcgcaaagagagcacctacctactgtgatagatgaaccagcacctgaggaaactatcaagttcaaggctactgaggatgtcattcctactgaagaatctgctgaagaattcattccagaacatgaagaacgtcgagataatgcacctgaagaaaatgctgaagaaaacgctgatcaaactcttcaatgacaaccagctcatcctcgcattgcaaaagaagtgcaagttgaaaagatcatcaatgacNNNNNNNNNNNNNNNNNNNNNNNNNNNNNNNNNNNNNNNNNNNNNNNNNNNNNNNNNNNNNNNNNNNNNNNNNNNNNNNNNNNNNNNNNNNNNNNNNNNNNNNNNNNNNNNNNNNNNNNNNNNNNNNNNNNNNNNNNNNNNNNNNNNNNNNNNNNNNNNNNNNNNNNNNNNNNNNNNNNNNNNNNNNNNNNNNNNNNNNNNNNNNNNNNNNNNNNNNNNNNNNNNNNNNNNNNNNNNNNNNNNNNNNNNNNNNNNNNNNNNNNNNNNNNNNNNNNNNNNNNNNNNNNNNNNNNNNNNNNNNNNNNNNNNNNNNNNNNNNNNNNNNNNNNNNNNNNNNNNNNNNNNNNNNNNNNNNNNNNNNNNNNNNNNNNNNNNNNNNNNNNNNNNNNNNNNNNNNNNNNNNNNNNNNNNNNNNNNNNNNNNNNNNNNNNNNNNNNNNNNNNNNNNNNNNNNNNNNNNNNNNNNNNNNNNNNNNNNNNNNNNNNNNNNNNNNNNNNNNNNNNNNNNNNNNNNNNNNNNNNNNNNNNNNNNNNNNNNNNNNNNNNNNNNNNNNNNNNNNNNNNNNNNNNNNNNNNNNNNNNNNNNNNNNNNNNNNNNNNNNNNNNNNNNNNNNNNNNNNNNNNNNNNNNNNNNNNNNNNNNNNNNNNNNNNNNNNNNNNNNNNNNNNNNNNNNNNNNNNNNNNNNNNNNNNNNNNNNNNNNNNNNNNNNNNNNNNNNNNNNNNNNNNNNNNNNNNNNNNNNNNNNNNNNNNNNNNNNNNNNNNNNNNNNNNNNNNNNNNNNNNNNNNNNNNNNNNNNNNNNNNNNNNNNNNNNNNNNNNNNNNNNNNNNNNNNNNNNNNNNNNNNNNNNNNNNNNNNNNNNNNNNNNNNNNNNNNNNNNNNNNNNNNNNNNNNNNNNNNNNNNNNNNNNNNNNNNNNNNNNNNNNNNNNNNNNNNNNNNNNNNNNNNNNNNNNNNNNNNNNNNNNNNNNNNNNNNNNNNNNNNNNNNNNNNNNNNNNNNNACATAATAATGAGTGACAATTTTCACAAAAAATATGGTTGTTCGAGATCCCTCTTTACACCTCATATCTGTTAGTTAATATGGTTATTATGGTATGGTTTACATAATGGGTGCTAGAGAAAACTCTCTTAAGCCGTGTACTTTTCTTGACATCCACCTTTTCAGGGCTCAAAACCTTGGAGGTTTTCTAAATATCTAATACTTGAATAGCAAAATGTTCATCTATACCCTTTCGAAACATGTGTTTTCACTTTTGGAGAATACATATGAAAATGATAGTTTTGCACATACCTGACTTAACCCCAAAAGGCGATGGGCAACTCCGCATGTGCAGCACACACGAGGCTAGAAAAAGCACTTGACTCCAAAAATTACCACAATAATCAAGCATCTCACAATTTAGCTCAATAGGTGGATATAAAATTGTTTCCCGGGACATATAAGTAAGAGCAATTCTGCCCAGCCTTTTTTTTACGGGAGCAATTATCTTCAGAATTCTTTTGAGAAATTATGCCCAGACTTAACAGCAGGATAATTGACTCAGTGTTGATGTTCAAATTAGAGTGATTGATTGGTCATGGCCGCTGGGATGATGAACGCACCAACCTACTCAGAGTACTTTTTTGTGCTATGACCACGTTTTACACTTCATCGACCAAAGCAAGCCCAGCAGCCCGATCAATCACAGCTGGCCCAGATAGCTCCATGGAGCAGCAGCCCTAGAGAAACATCAGGACATCCAGACATCATGCGATCGACGTAATCGGACGGCCAGCGAAGGTAAAACGCTGTGGAGGCTCCTAGGTCTCTTAGTTATACTGTTTCTCaatttaaaaaaaatctaaaaagTCATGAATGTTTACAACACATGTGTTTACCACCCGTAAAAAATTTAGATCCAAACTCCAAATACACATTGAGAATAAAAGACAAATCTCTGTCATTAAAGATGATATATGGAAGATCAAAGTGCCACCTAATATACATGTTTTTCTCTGGTTAATATACTATAACAAGAGCCTAACTAGAGATAACTTGGCCAAACGCAGGCATGTAGATGACATGTCTTGTGTCTTCTGCAACGAACCTGAAACTATCCAGCATCTATTCTTTGATTGCATTGTTGCTAAAAATGTCTGGAATCTAGTTGCTGATATTTTTAAGGTTGATGTTCCTAATTCATTTGCTCTGCTGACTTCCTTCTGGAAGAGAAGAAAACACCTTGAAGCTTTAAGCATCGTTACTGCTGCTACCTTGTGGAGCTTATGGCGTTTTCGAAATGACTTTGTTTTCCAGGGGCGAAGATGGCAAAGTATACGATGTGTTTTGAACCTGTTGGGGGCAACGATCAAGCAATGGAAAATACTATGCTCAGAAGCTCAGGGTGCGCTACTTCTCCGATGTTTAAGCCTACTGGACCACCGAAGAGGGGAATTGCTTAGAATTGCTTGGAGATAAAATGCTATTTTCGAGGACATCACTGGACTGTGTTATGCTAGTTTACAATTCTTAGCTTTGATCTTAAGTAAGCTGGCATGTTGCTCCCTGGCTATGTCTCTTGGCTTGAACTACCTAAAAACTTGTAATAGGGCAGTCTAAAACCCTGTTTCCTATCTGTGGCAACTACTCTCCGGTTGCCGCCGAGCGCTGTTAACAGTCTATGTTTGGTTGATGTTTGCCTTGGCTTTCTATAAAGTTGGGGTGGGAGGAAACCCCTTTtgtttcaaaaaaataaaaataaaagacaAATCCATATGTGAATAGTGTCTCCTTGTGCATTTCCTCAAAATAAACATTGAGAAACAAAAATGTCAAATCCATATGTGAATGGTGTCTTCATGTGCATTTCGATTTTGACTTGAATTTTTTAGGGGTTATAGACACATGTCTTGTACACCCTCTGTTTTTAAATGTAAGATGTTTTGACGTAGTAACATTTAGTTTTGAAACTATGGCGTGCTCTATGTTTCTAGGAAAATCATAATGTGCCAACCTACATAAAAAACAAAATTGCATTTTGTTTGGAAACGACAAAAACCTTGAAGCGACGCACGGCAAGGCCAGTCGCTTCGATCTGGTCGCTCCATCTTGAATCCAACGGTACATAGTGAGTGAGTTGGCATCATGTTCATAGTCAACCCGTATACCTCAAGTGCGCGGAAGCCATTGCCGCCTGCCCTCAGTTTTCCCTCTCCCACTCTCCTCCGCCGCCGGCGCCCGATGCGCCACCTCGTCGCGGCGGCGAAACCATCCCGGCGGCGGCATTTCTTCTTCTCCTTATCCCCCTACCACCAACTCTCCACCACGACCACCAGCGGCACCAATTCCTCCCATCTCTGCTCCTTCTACGACCCCGCGGCGCAGTTTCTCCCCTCCGGCTCTCCCCGGCACCTCTCCCTCCCCACCTCCCTCCGCCGCGACTCTCTCCTCGACCTCGCGCGCTTCCTCAAGTCCTCCCTGCAATGCCACCTAGCTCTCCGCACCCTCACCTCCCAGACCCCCCCGCTCCATGCCCGcttcgccgccgcctcccgcctcGCCATCTTGTCCCCGGCGCTGCGCCCCTTCGCAtccctcctcctcgccgccctCCTACCGGCCGCCTCCCCGCATCTCCTcgcctggtgcgcctccccccGCGGCGCCCCGTACGCGGCCCTCCGCCTCGCGCTCCACGCCTTTCTCGCCGCCGGCATGCCGGCTGAGGCGCTCGTCGTGCTCTCACGCATCCGCAGCGTTGGGAAAACGCCCAGCCTCTCCGCGCTCGCGACGCTGCTGCGCCTGCTGTTCCGCGAGGGCAACGTCCAGGCCGCGTGGAAGGTGTTCGTGGAAATGACAGCGATGGGGCCACGGCCGAGCCTCCCCATCTTCAACGCCATGATCCTAGGGTTATGCCACATGGGGCTCATCCCTGTAGCTGCGGGATTGCTTGGTGTCATGTGGAAGTTCCATGTTACCCCTGATGCGTGCAGCTATAACATCCTGATCAAGGGACATTGTGTGTTTGGGCAGGCAGGGGATGCTTTTGAGCTGCTTGAAAAAATGCACAAGTCAGGGTGCGAGCCGACTGTTGTGACGTATAACATTTTGGTGAATGTACGGTGCCGTGATGGGAATATGGTGGAGGCAAGGAGGCtgttcgatgagatggtggcggTGGGGGTCGAAGCAAATACAATCACCTTCAATGTTTTAATCGATGGGTATGCAAAGACTGGGCAGATGGATGAGGCTGATGCCGCCTACAGAGAGATGAAGGAGAGGGGATTGCTGCCAGATTGCTGCACCTTCAACATTCTTTCTGCTGGAGCATACAAGTTTGGAAAGACCGCGCACTTAGCACATGAGCAGCAGGAGCTGTATGAAATGTTTGGTTCACAGATATCAGCAGACAATGTAGATATGACGATCTGTAGGCTTTGTTGGGATGGACGATTGGATGATGCCCGGCAGCTTGTGTGTTGTGCAATCGAGCAGGGTGCTCCAGTGAGTGTTGCAggttttaatgctttgattgctGCATATAGCAAGGAGGGATTTGAAGAAGCAGCTCTTGAGTTATATAAGCTTATGAAAGAGATAGGCCTTGCACCCTTATCCTCCACTTTCAATTACTTGATACTGGGTCTATGCAATCAAGGAAGACTAGATGATGCACAGCTTTTGCTAGAACATATGATTAGTAAGGGATATTCTGTTGGTACCTCATTTACCGTTTACATGGATTCATGCTTCAGGTCTGGTAATGTAGAAGGTGCCTTGAAATGCTGGGATGATATGCTGAAAGTTGGTGGGCAGCCTGATTTTATCGCTTTCTCTGCATATATCAGTGGCCTTTGCAGATTAGATCATGTAAATGAGGCTTATCGGGCATTTGTGGAGATGACAAGAAGAGGTCTTGTTCCGAACAATATTACTTACAACTCTCTGATATCTGCGTTTGTTAGGGTTGGCCATGTGGCCGAAGCACTGCAACTAGAGCAGAAGATGAGGCAGAGTGGTCTTGTTCCTGATGTTTTCACAAGCAACATTCTGATTGATGGTTTTTGCAGACAAGGAAGGCTGGATATGGTGAATAACCGTTTCTTGGACATGCGCAGTAGTGGCTTAACTCCTGATGTAGTGACATACAATACAATTATTAATGCATATTGCCGGGCCCAGGATATGAACGGTGCCATGATTTTCATGAACAAGATGCTTGCAGATGGCTGTGATCCAGATATTTTCACATATAATATTTGGATTCATAGCCTCTGCAACAACCATTCGATGAATCGAGCAGCGAGAGTGCTGGATGAACTTGTTGCTGTTGGTTTCACACCTAATTCAGTTACATACAACACACTGATGGATGGCATTTGCAATGATGTCCTTGATCGAGCTATGATTCTCACTGGTAAACTGATTAAGATGGCTTTTCAACCCAACACCATCACAGTTAATGTTTTCTTTTCTCATTTCTGTAAGCAAGGTCTTGGAAGGCGAGCCCTTTTGTGGGCTGAGAAGCTCAGAGAAGATTCTGTTGCTTTTGATGAAGCTACAATGAATATACTTGACTGGGCTTCCAAGGAGATGGAGGATGACCTCCAGGGTAGAGTTGCTGATATTGACAAATGTATGTTTCTCGAGTTCTTAATGCTCATAACGTACAACACTATGAGCAATAATAGATCCCCAAAGTTTAGACATGTGCCTGTTGAGACAGTTATTGATCCTGCCAACAGCAATACAATCAAAGTTTTAGATACTGGGTAAtagccaaatttcataatcacaTGACTACTTGAAAACATTAGCCACACGATCAAAGTTTTTGGTGTCGATGAGGGACATTGGCATGAAGATGACACAATGGTCGCTAGCCTGGAGGAGGCAAGCAAGCAGATATCAATTAGCCGGCCAGAGAAAAGAGAgtaggaggaggaagaagaagacgagacTAATCGGTCAGGGCGTGTGAGCGACGGGGTCCTGCGCCAACGGGCACCATCTACTGCTGCAAGCACTGCGACTCCAACCTTGCCTATGCCCAGCGCATTGTCTCCAAGGTCTCGGTCTCCTCCTATGTCTCTCATCTCCATTTACATCCCTTCTCCATTTTTATTCATCTTGTTTCCTCGCCAGATGTTCCACTGCAAGCATGGCAAGGCCTACCTCTTCAACAAGGTGTAAGTAATTAGATGACAGTGCCCTGCCTCAATCTTCATGTTGTTATGTGTCTCCATGTTGCCATCATAGTTTTACTGTGTGCCTGTTCTCTGTGACACAGATGCTACTGCATTATTATTTAGAATAGCTGTGCTCTGTTCTCTCATGCTCTATGTGCCCATGGTCATCAAGCAATTGCAATTTCTAGTGTTTTGGGCTGTTGTGATGGTCTGTGATCCAAATATACAATGCTAGATATGAAAATATATGATATGGTCATAGCTGAATGCTCAGTTTAGTATTGTACACTGTCAGAAATATTCTTGGTAAAATCAGTTTTGCAGCACTTCACTGAGAGATAGATTGTGTTCCTTAGTCCATGTTTGCTCTGCAATCTTTGATCTAAGATTCTGATTCAGAATGATTGTATCTTCATTTTTGTCTGACAAGTTTGCCTTCTCATCGCTGGATCAAGGTCATTTCAGGTTCATCAGGCTGCCCATGTCCATCTACCACCCAAGCCATGTCGCAGAGCAGCGGAGATACTCCACATGATCTGCTTCAGCTGCCTCCAGTTCAAGAATAACCTGGATTTTCTCAGAAAGATGTATTATGAGCTGAAATTTGAAAGTGACACTAGCTGACTAGCATAACTTGGATTTTCCCAGAAAGACGCATGATTCATTTTGAAAATAACAGGTGTAACTACAGTAGCAATCATCTAAACAAAAAGCATATGCCATGCTTTGTGTAACACATAGTTCAGTAGCCTAGACATTTGTGATGCAAAAATACCACCACATTACCCAAACCCTCAAACAGTATAAACCTCCACTCAAAGTCCAAGGTTAATTTAAGACTGTTAATTAAGCTATCGATGGCTGGTGTTTATTTTAGTTGTAGGTTTCTGAGGAGGATGGCATGTGTACAGTATAAGCACTAATTAATTATATTTTGCCGTATGTGATGGTCCAGCCATCAGGCCGTGGCCGAGTGTAGAGCAGGTCACCCAGCCAATGATTCGGTGTTTGGATCTGTGGTGGTGGTCTTCCGGCCACCACAATCTTGTTATTGTGATAATCTTTTTTGCTGATGAAATATGTCACAATATTTGTGCTTTGCAAGATTCTGTGGCTACTATGTTGTGctgcctatatgcatgatcatgtaggaTTCTGTTCTGCCTTTCACGACATATATCATTCTTTTGGCATTATGCTACCCATAGTTAGTTAAGAGAGCTACAAATTATCTTTTCCTTAGGTTGGATAATTTTGATTGATTAGTGTGTGCTTGAGCACGTACAGCTGAGAGCACCTCATGTATTTTATATAGATGTTCATTAAAGCTATTATCCGCGTCTTCTGATTATTCACTGTAATTGACATCTCCACTGTATTTGTGAATATATGAATCTAGGTTGTAAGAGTAATCTTAACGAGTTTTTGTTTTGCTGCTGTTTAGAAGCCTGTTTGTTTTATTCATGTACGTACTTTGGATCCACGTATCTCATGTATTAGCAATTTAGAAGTTGTGGATATTTTGGCCCATGAACAGTGGACATCTTGGCTTGTGAACAACACTAGGCAAACAACATGCGGTTTTTGTAAGAGCACACTATGTTAATTATAGCCTGCTGCACAGAATGGCAAAAACAACTGTATTTTATATTTCTTTGTTATAGGCATGTAAACCCAACCTTATCCCACAATGGCATTCTTTGAGATTTTTGATTTGATTAGCTCCTCCTCTTGATTGTAGGCCAATGCCTAGGCTCTGCTGCTGCCTATAGGAATTTGGGCCGCTTTCGTCTTTCTTGGTGAGTTCAACAACAATGAGTTTCGGTGGACTACCTCCTCAGCTACTTCAGCTTCTGCACTGCAGGGTGATGACAGCCTCATGACAGCGGTGGTCGCCTCTTCCTTGGTTCTGGTGAGTTCCTGgtctcctccctctctcccttATGCCTTGAGATTATCCAGCCATTGAGTCATGGCTGATTATCGAGCCAATCATAGGGTTTGGTTATGTGGTCATGTTGTCTGTGGTGGTGGTCTTCTGCCCACCAGTCTTGTGATTGTGATGATCTTGTTGATGAATTGCCCCATGTGGTGATTAGGCCCTTGTGCTATTTTACGCTATTTGTGATGGTTTGATATTTATTTAGGATCTTGGTGTGCTACTGCCTAGGGTGTAGAACTTGATATGGAAGGAACAAATCTTTTACTGCACTTGCTGCACCTTGAAAACTTAAGTTTCAAATTGGAGATTCAATTCAGGTTGACATGTGTCTCCTGTAATATACAAGGAAACATCTATTTCACCTCCAGTTGCCGCGCTTGCAAGATTGTATGTTAACTGTTAAACTATCTTTATGTCTGAAAGGGAATGAGCTTCCTAACTATGCATAGTCATGTAATTTCAAGTAGTTATGACGCAGTCTTCAATCTCTCTCTGGCACTCTGCATGCTATGACAGTCACCCTGTATAGACGCCATTTGAAGGATTTTATGCTTACCTTGGTCTGCATGTATGAAGTGCGATTTATCTATGAGCAACTTGCTATTGGTTTTAGCAAAgatgtacttcctccgttcctaaatataagtcttttagAGATTCTAATGCGGACACATACataacaaaatgagtgaatctacactctacagtatgtctatatacatccttATGCAGTCCTTATTGCAGTTCATAGATTCATATAATACTAGATAGTAGCTTATCTTCTCTTGGTATTTACATATATATTTGATGCTCTTAGATGGACACTCAAACTCCTGCTTTTAGATATGGTAATGGCTCACTAAGGGCATTTCCAACGCGGATCACCAGAACAGCCCTCACCAAATGTCTATGGACAGGGATAGGGGTGGAGACATCCAACCACAATCACCAAATGTCCGCCCCTGGTCCAGCCTCCTCCATTTGACATGCATATCTAGATCAATACCAATTTAAGCATACGTTTAATAGTTGCAAACATATGCACCGGATCTTCAATATGTTTTTACAGATTCCAAAAGTTGCTAGTCCGGCTGTCCATGTCAAAGACCTTCATCGGCTCCCATTCCGGCTGTCTGTGGCAAAGACCTCACTCTTTGGCTTCTCCGGCCTCCTCCCTTTGCGCGAAGCGCTTCAATATGCTCACACGCTAGGCTTGGACAATCTTCGCCGCATCGGAATCCAAGTCCGACGTTTTCACGAACAACATTTTGGAGTCCTCCGAAGCGGCCTTGATCTCAAGCTTCTTCTCTtggagcttgagcttcttgtcttGCATCTCCATGAAGATGCCAAATCTCTCCCCCTTATTTCCCTCTTTCACCTCATTGCGTGCGACACTTGCCTCCTCCTTCGTCATGATGTCCTTGAACTTCTTCGTCATCTTGGCCGCCGCCCCTTCTCCCTTCTTTTTCCCCTCCTCCCACTTCCTTCCCTGGTTCCTAATCACCTTCTTGGCCAAAGCAAGTCCATCTTGTCTTGGAACGGTTGGATCACCACCTTCGTCTTCATTGAGCATGACGTTGACGGAATTGGCAATCAAGGCGGTCCACTTGCTTTGCCCATTCAACTTCAACTAACAATGCATATAGATGAAGTGCTTCTTCTCCATCTTGTGATATAATGTGCATGCACGTACGACCTAGCAAAGGAAGACAATGGATGGTCAACAAGTTGCAACATTGAGCAAATCAATGAAATGACCAACACATAGAGCAACAAGGCACACAACTTATGAGATCTTGGATTGCCGCGCTACTTGGCCATCAGGTTTTCACTTAATTGTAAAAGCTGCAGAACTTGTTGATGCCCTCTTTGAATGTTGTACATTTGATGGTTGAGCGACTTTGAATTGCGCTGATGGATCACTTCCTTGTGGTAGGGATTGTAGTGCTTTTGCTCGTGAAACCAAATATGCATGCTTTGCTAAAATGCCACGCTCTGTTACTAGTGGCCAACCAATGCCTCACAACAATTCATCCTCCTTTGGGGAGAAATTTAGTCCCTCTGCTTCTTCTTTGGGTCGACGCCCGGCGCCCACTGCTCATCCGGATCCATGTGCGGCTGCTGGGTGTCCAACTGCTGGGTGCATGTTTGTTGGGTGTCCTACTGTGGTTGTTTCTACGGCTAGGAGTCATCCACTTATTCGTCTTCGTAGCTGCTTTCGTCGTGGATAATGTTCATCATCGCCTCGTCGGCTACCGCTGTCTCGCTTGGATGGGGCATTCCGGCAAACATTGATTGGGCATCGACGGACGAGCAGTCCACAGCCGCCATCCGTGATCGGACAAGCTCCCGTGACTGCGACTCCGTGAAGGCATAGTCGGTGTTGAGGTCGACGGTGAGACTTGATGGCTGGAGGTGGAGGAGGACGTGGACTGTTGCGGCGATTGCTGTGGAATGAGGTTCTGGGAGGCGTAGTAGT belongs to Triticum urartu cultivar G1812 chromosome 7, Tu2.1, whole genome shotgun sequence and includes:
- the LOC125520303 gene encoding pentatricopeptide repeat-containing protein At3g22470, mitochondrial-like; translation: MRHLVAAAKPSRRRHFFFSLSPYHQLSTTTTSGTNSSHLCSFYDPAAQFLPSGSPRHLSLPTSLRRDSLLDLARFLKSSLQCHLALRTLTSQTPPLHARFAAASRLAILSPALRPFASLLLAALLPAASPHLLAWCASPRGAPYAALRLALHAFLAAGMPAEALVVLSRIRSVGKTPSLSALATLLRLLFREGNVQAAWKVFVEMTAMGPRPSLPIFNAMILGLCHMGLIPVAAGLLGVMWKFHVTPDACSYNILIKGHCVFGQAGDAFELLEKMHKSGCEPTVVTYNILVNVRCRDGNMVEARRLFDEMVAVGVEANTITFNVLIDGYAKTGQMDEADAAYREMKERGLLPDCCTFNILSAGAYKFGKTAHLAHEQQELYEMFGSQISADNVDMTICRLCWDGRLDDARQLVCCAIEQGAPVSVAGFNALIAAYSKEGFEEAALELYKLMKEIGLAPLSSTFNYLILGLCNQGRLDDAQLLLEHMISKGYSVGTSFTVYMDSCFRSGNVEGALKCWDDMLKVGGQPDFIAFSAYISGLCRLDHVNEAYRAFVEMTRRGLVPNNITYNSLISAFVRVGHVAEALQLEQKMRQSGLVPDVFTSNILIDGFCRQGRLDMVNNRFLDMRSSGLTPDVVTYNTIINAYCRAQDMNGAMIFMNKMLADGCDPDIFTYNIWIHSLCNNHSMNRAARVLDELVAVGFTPNSVTYNTLMDGICNDVLDRAMILTGKLIKMAFQPNTITVNVFFSHFCKQGLGRRALLWAEKLREDSVAFDEATMNILDWASKEMEDDLQGRVADIDKCMFLEFLMLITYNTMSNNRSPKFRHVPVETVIDPANSNTIKVLDTG